One window from the genome of Pseudomonadota bacterium encodes:
- a CDS encoding thioredoxin family protein: MPKRFISFLSTLIILFSLFSSAQAATTWINNVETAKKNAATEKKDMLLFFSGSDWCHWCQKLDKEVFTQDKFAQEAGKDFILVSLDFPRKKELEKSIKEQNQQMQKAYGIRGFPTVILTDADGKPYARTGYQQGGVDAYLAQLHNFHNNNAKKDALLTKADQATGLERAKLLDQALAMMMTNHLLGDRNKLIDEIIKLDPDNKAGLRAKYELQHKVAPIEKALQKTGNFDQALTDLDKLLQEETNLQPEDRQRLYLFKASICLKGKKDREAGISSLEQAAKTAPNTKIAKQIPDIIANIRGTKK, from the coding sequence GATCAACAACGTTGAAACTGCCAAGAAGAACGCAGCTACAGAGAAGAAGGATATGCTGCTGTTTTTTTCCGGCTCTGACTGGTGCCACTGGTGCCAAAAATTGGACAAAGAAGTTTTTACCCAGGATAAATTTGCCCAGGAAGCGGGAAAGGATTTTATTCTGGTAAGTCTTGATTTCCCCCGAAAAAAAGAACTGGAGAAATCCATTAAAGAACAGAACCAGCAAATGCAAAAGGCATATGGAATAAGAGGATTTCCCACGGTCATCCTGACTGATGCCGATGGTAAACCATACGCCAGGACTGGCTACCAACAAGGTGGCGTTGATGCCTACCTGGCCCAATTGCACAATTTCCATAATAATAACGCCAAAAAAGATGCCTTATTGACCAAAGCCGACCAGGCTACCGGCCTGGAACGGGCAAAATTATTAGACCAGGCATTGGCAATGATGATGACAAATCATCTTCTGGGAGACCGCAATAAATTGATCGACGAGATCATCAAACTTGACCCCGATAACAAGGCCGGCCTGCGGGCAAAATATGAACTTCAGCATAAAGTTGCTCCCATTGAAAAAGCCCTGCAAAAGACGGGGAATTTTGACCAGGCTCTGACTGATTTGGATAAACTGCTGCAGGAAGAAACCAATCTCCAGCCGGAAGACCGGCAGCGGCTCTATCTTTTCAAGGCCAGCATCTGCCTGAAAGGGAAAAAAGACCGGGAGGCCGGCATCAGCAGTCTGGAACAGGCGGCCAAAACGGCCCCAAACACTAAAATAGCCAAACAAATTCCGGATATTATTGCCAATATTCGCGGAACAAAAAAATAA